In Panthera leo isolate Ple1 chromosome F3, P.leo_Ple1_pat1.1, whole genome shotgun sequence, one genomic interval encodes:
- the CD84 gene encoding SLAM family member 5 isoform X2, which translates to MITRWKKMGQHYLWTLLLCLQTCLEAAGSDTDILPVTGILGESVTFPLNIQQPQQVINIAWNSETSVAFVTPGDPGTAPRVTVTHQHYNDRINVSRQNYNLEISNLGVEDSGIYRADINLKMAETTVTTTRRYNLQVYRRLGKPKITQSLMASVNSTCNVTLTCSVEDEEKNVTYSWSPLGEEGNVVRIFQTPDHQELTYTCTAWNPVSNSSDSILARQLCADTAAGLRPRHTGLLSGLAVLSLFVVIVPSLLLCLLCKRGQGNLPSSEPHPTTSSDDPLSWMPVP; encoded by the exons GTCTGGAAGCAGCTGGAAGTGACACAGACATCCTGCCGGTGACTGGGATCCTGGGGGAGTCGGTCACTTTCCCCCTAAACATCCAACAACCGCAGCAAGTTATCAACATCGCTTGGAATTCTGAGACGTCTGTTGCTTTCGTCACGCCAGGAGACCCAGGAACAGCACCCAGAGTCACTGTGACCCACCAACATTACAATGACCGAATAAATGTCTCCCGCCAGAACTACAACCTGGAGATCAGTAATCTGGGGGTGGAAGATTCGGGCATCTACAGGGCTGACATAAATCTGAAGATGGCTGAAACGACGGTCACCACCACCAGGCGCTACAACCTGCAAGTCTATC GTCGGCTTGGGAAGCCAAAGATCACTCAGAGTTTAATGGCATCTGTCAACAGCACCTGTAACGTCACACTGACATGTTCTGTGGAAGACGAAGAAAAGAATGTCACATACAGTTGGAGCCCCTTGGGGGAAGAGGGTAATGTCGTTCGAATCTTCCAGACCCCTGACCACCAAGAGCTGACTTACACATGTACAGCCTGGAACCCTGTCAGCAACAGCTCTGACTCCATCTTGGCCCGACAGCTCTGTGCAG ACACGGCTGCGGGCCTCCGTCCCCGCCACACTGGGCTGCTGAGCGGGCTGGCCGTGCTCTCTCTGTTTGTTGTCATTGTGCCTTCACTGCTTCTGTGCCTTCTGTGCAAAAGAGGACAAG GGAACCTGCCTTCctctgagccccaccccaccacctccagTGATGACCCCTTGTCCTGGATGCCGGTGCCCTGA